A genomic stretch from Serratia sp. UGAL515B_01 includes:
- a CDS encoding DnaJ domain-containing protein: MNIQEALNVFGLSGELTEKDIKKAYKRLAIKYHPDKNPLGGELMKAVNAAFDFIMANFEKVNQYQSTDKNAHYNYGEELENVLKALSGLLGVIYEVIGNWVWISGDTREHKETLKEMGCKWAAKKKQWFYRPEEHKSSYNRREHSIDEIREMYGTAGQRKAAGYKSVERQA; this comes from the coding sequence ATGAATATTCAAGAAGCATTAAATGTATTCGGATTATCTGGCGAGTTGACAGAAAAAGATATCAAGAAAGCATATAAACGTTTAGCAATAAAATATCACCCTGATAAAAATCCATTAGGCGGTGAGTTGATGAAAGCAGTTAACGCAGCTTTTGATTTTATTATGGCTAACTTTGAAAAGGTGAATCAGTACCAATCTACTGATAAGAACGCCCATTATAATTACGGTGAAGAGCTGGAAAATGTATTAAAAGCTCTTTCTGGATTATTGGGTGTGATTTATGAGGTTATTGGTAATTGGGTTTGGATCAGCGGCGATACTCGTGAGCATAAAGAAACCCTGAAAGAAATGGGGTGCAAATGGGCGGCAAAGAAAAAACAGTGGTTCTACCGCCCAGAGGAACACAAAAGCAGTTATAACCGCCGGGAGCATTCAATCGATGAAATCCGCGAGATGTACGGTACAGCAGGACAACGAAAAGCAGCCGGATATAAGTCTGTAGAACGTCAAGCCTGA
- a CDS encoding helix-turn-helix transcriptional regulator: MHFDKSMITPEKLKELRDQLGYSNHEMAQVLGISDQTWLNKISAKSNSGKISKLEYEFLLLLVNQHPKYKIKKM; encoded by the coding sequence ATGCACTTTGATAAAAGCATGATCACACCTGAAAAGTTAAAGGAATTACGTGATCAGCTTGGTTATTCAAATCATGAAATGGCCCAAGTGCTAGGTATTAGTGATCAAACATGGCTGAATAAAATCAGTGCAAAAAGTAACAGTGGGAAAATATCAAAACTAGAATATGAGTTTTTACTTTTGCTTGTAAATCAGCACCCAAAATACAAAATAAAAAAAATGTGA
- a CDS encoding helix-turn-helix transcriptional regulator yields the protein MTGFELRLWRRGLDWTQERAAEELGVSLRTYKSYENKAPKKTAIIAAQALAVRELLASNLDVNAQYLRMKMVIQLG from the coding sequence ATGACAGGGTTTGAGTTACGTTTGTGGCGACGTGGGTTAGATTGGACGCAAGAACGCGCAGCTGAAGAACTTGGGGTGTCATTGAGAACCTACAAAAGTTACGAAAATAAGGCCCCAAAAAAAACTGCGATCATTGCCGCCCAGGCATTAGCCGTTCGTGAATTGTTGGCGTCAAATTTAGACGTAAACGCGCAGTATTTAAGGATGAAAATGGTAATACAGTTAGGTTAG
- a CDS encoding ComF family protein codes for MNVNLKEIACNCNWNKGVVLDKHSKCSVVIGQNEYGHNVYDTIRTDVGEALFQLKYRSDWNQVQPLAQCLYDNVYRLFDNVGFIVPMAASNVRARQPVTEVAQALAQLAGVPCCTTMLLKAAGGVSLKNLNTKEEKVAAIADSFSCEEIIKNEGRWNVLVIDDLYHTGASMEAACAALRGYNKINNIYVAALTWR; via the coding sequence ATGAACGTGAATTTAAAAGAAATAGCGTGTAACTGTAACTGGAACAAAGGTGTCGTTCTCGACAAACACAGTAAGTGCAGCGTTGTGATAGGACAGAACGAGTACGGGCATAACGTTTATGACACCATCCGAACGGACGTGGGTGAGGCTTTATTTCAGCTTAAATACCGTTCGGACTGGAATCAGGTTCAGCCGCTGGCCCAGTGCCTTTATGATAACGTCTATCGCCTCTTTGATAATGTCGGGTTCATCGTTCCTATGGCCGCGTCTAACGTCCGGGCGCGTCAACCCGTAACCGAAGTGGCCCAGGCGCTGGCGCAGTTAGCCGGTGTTCCCTGTTGCACGACTATGTTGCTCAAGGCTGCTGGCGGCGTATCGCTCAAGAATCTCAATACCAAAGAGGAAAAAGTTGCTGCCATTGCTGACAGCTTTTCCTGTGAAGAGATTATCAAGAATGAGGGGCGGTGGAATGTTTTAGTGATTGATGACCTCTATCACACAGGCGCATCAATGGAGGCTGCATGTGCGGCGCTACGCGGCTATAATAAAATTAATAATATCTACGTTGCGGCGCTAACCTGGAGATAA
- a CDS encoding type II toxin-antitoxin system RelE/ParE family toxin, whose amino-acid sequence MSNQFSVVVAPMAQHCLEDIESYKSATIGQLQAASFVDNLLTESVANITEDPQRYRFNAYLSDRGLMLRERLDVEGEYRVLYDFDGTNIEILLFVSMKQDFGKLLYRYNILK is encoded by the coding sequence GTGTCAAATCAGTTTTCAGTTGTAGTAGCGCCAATGGCGCAGCACTGCTTGGAAGATATTGAATCATATAAAAGTGCCACTATTGGGCAGTTACAGGCCGCGAGTTTCGTCGATAACCTACTAACAGAATCTGTTGCTAACATTACTGAAGATCCACAGCGGTATCGCTTCAACGCATACCTTTCAGATCGTGGTTTGATGTTGCGTGAAAGGCTTGATGTAGAAGGTGAGTATCGTGTCCTCTACGATTTTGACGGCACGAATATTGAGATACTGCTTTTTGTTAGTATGAAACAAGATTTTGGGAAGTTGCTTTACCGTTATAACATTCTGAAATGA
- a CDS encoding tyrosine-type recombinase/integrase, translating to MDFEMALAVRQLASRQADKVKYLLEPEMTVLLSGFTDLRRRMFFDLLWNTGARLSEALALSPEDTTLAVRWPLRPKVTLFTLKQQGKRGRPPKNAVRDIPLFDEGFALRLRDHLDTFCRAKTKRIWPESDDTMRNWLHHAVVRCEAEGFRFSVPVTPHTLRHSFGMHLLYCGVAPLTLQALMGHKDFKSTQIYLKTLALEADVSGQYNVRFGMDKGEAEALLRRSVQST from the coding sequence ATTGATTTTGAGATGGCGCTGGCCGTTCGCCAGTTGGCGAGTCGCCAGGCCGATAAAGTCAAATACCTACTTGAACCCGAAATGACCGTCTTGCTGTCCGGTTTTACCGATCTCCGTCGCCGCATGTTTTTTGATTTGCTGTGGAATACCGGTGCACGGTTGAGTGAAGCCCTGGCACTGAGCCCGGAAGATACTACGCTGGCGGTTCGCTGGCCGTTGCGTCCCAAAGTGACCCTGTTCACGCTGAAACAGCAAGGCAAGCGGGGACGCCCCCCTAAAAACGCAGTCCGTGATATTCCGCTGTTTGATGAAGGTTTTGCGTTAAGGCTACGCGATCACCTGGATACCTTCTGTCGAGCCAAGACAAAGCGGATCTGGCCAGAGTCAGACGATACGATGCGTAATTGGCTGCATCACGCTGTGGTGCGTTGTGAGGCTGAAGGATTTCGCTTTTCTGTGCCGGTGACGCCGCACACGCTACGACATAGCTTTGGGATGCACCTGCTCTATTGCGGCGTGGCCCCCCTCACCCTTCAAGCACTGATGGGCCACAAAGATTTTAAATCGACGCAGATCTACCTGAAGACGTTGGCCCTGGAGGCTGATGTGTCAGGGCAATACAATGTGCGATTTGGCATGGATAAAGGAGAGGCTGAGGCGCTGTTGCGGCGTTCTGTGCAATCTACATAA
- a CDS encoding ParA family protein, whose translation MGFLLMMYNVIQLIGGVMIVLIGSHKGGVGKSTILINLLMFLKLKTTQRIAVLECDEQHSVKMWLDERREKGMVPDVDYFECYTHIPDTAHRLANKHDLVMMDAPGSKSPEFRKCLAVADLFISLIDPTSQVEINTLGELVVDVRQAQTAINPKLKAMIVMNRCPTHPGDQDASTFRKMMNDDPDWLPVARQRLFTRTSYKRAYNEGMAVHEYNDKSGNKARAEIELLATELKLYSV comes from the coding sequence ATGGGCTTTCTTTTAATGATGTATAACGTTATACAACTTATTGGTGGCGTAATGATTGTACTGATTGGTAGTCATAAAGGGGGCGTTGGGAAATCTACTATCCTGATCAATTTGCTGATGTTCCTCAAACTGAAAACGACCCAGCGTATCGCTGTGCTGGAGTGTGACGAACAACATAGCGTAAAAATGTGGCTCGACGAACGCAGGGAAAAGGGGATGGTTCCTGATGTCGATTACTTTGAGTGTTATACCCATATCCCAGATACCGCACATCGTCTCGCTAACAAGCATGACCTGGTCATGATGGATGCACCAGGCAGTAAATCCCCGGAGTTCCGTAAGTGTCTGGCCGTGGCCGATCTATTCATTTCGTTGATAGACCCGACTTCACAAGTGGAAATCAACACCTTGGGAGAACTGGTGGTCGATGTTCGCCAGGCACAGACGGCGATCAATCCGAAATTGAAAGCAATGATAGTGATGAACCGTTGCCCGACCCATCCGGGTGATCAGGATGCAAGCACATTCCGCAAGATGATGAATGATGATCCCGACTGGCTGCCAGTTGCCCGGCAACGTCTGTTTACCCGAACGTCTTACAAACGTGCCTATAACGAAGGTATGGCCGTGCATGAATACAATGACAAGAGCGGCAACAAGGCGCGTGCTGAAATCGAGCTTCTTGCTACAGAATTAAAATTATACAGTGTATAA
- a CDS encoding plasmid segregation protein ParM, translating into MRIYVDDGSTNIKLAWKEGGVVKTAISPNSFKPEWSLNLFDNSSSSNYEIEGEKFSFDPTSADAVVTTETRYQYSLVNVVAIHHALLQSGIEPQKVDIVVTLPLSEYLDSDNQPNKENIARKKASVKRTVAVQGKAGFAIDKVSVLPESIPAGFNVLASLEDDDSLLIVDLGGTTLDVSHVRSKMRGITKTWCDPKIGVSIVTDGIKNTLAANTRISSLHADNIIINRNDTSWLEHRMADVNHRKAVMTTIEEKEGVLTRRVTDALTRFTGYTHVMCVGGGAGLVKDAVKFVTKVPENRFFSSKEPQFDLVLGMLEMKEGSVNE; encoded by the coding sequence ATGCGCATTTATGTTGACGACGGCTCTACCAATATCAAACTGGCTTGGAAAGAAGGTGGCGTGGTAAAGACAGCAATCAGTCCAAACAGCTTCAAACCAGAGTGGTCACTGAATCTGTTTGATAACAGTAGTTCGTCTAACTATGAAATAGAGGGGGAGAAATTTAGCTTCGATCCAACCAGTGCAGATGCTGTTGTGACAACCGAGACACGCTATCAGTACAGCTTGGTGAATGTGGTGGCGATTCATCATGCGCTGTTACAGTCTGGCATTGAACCGCAGAAGGTTGATATTGTTGTGACGTTGCCATTGTCTGAATACCTTGATAGCGACAATCAACCCAACAAGGAAAATATTGCGCGTAAAAAGGCGAGTGTGAAGCGTACAGTAGCGGTACAGGGCAAGGCTGGATTCGCAATAGATAAGGTTTCCGTGCTGCCTGAGAGCATTCCTGCAGGCTTCAACGTACTGGCAAGCCTTGAAGATGATGACTCTTTGCTGATCGTTGATTTGGGCGGTACAACGCTGGACGTGTCCCATGTTCGCAGTAAAATGAGAGGCATTACCAAAACGTGGTGTGATCCGAAAATTGGTGTGTCGATCGTCACCGATGGCATAAAAAACACATTAGCAGCCAACACCAGAATTAGCTCTCTACACGCCGATAATATCATCATCAATCGTAATGACACGTCATGGCTTGAACACCGTATGGCAGATGTGAACCATAGAAAAGCCGTGATGACTACGATAGAAGAGAAAGAGGGTGTCCTGACACGCCGTGTGACTGACGCGCTGACACGCTTCACAGGATATACGCATGTAATGTGTGTGGGTGGCGGTGCAGGATTGGTCAAAGACGCGGTGAAATTTGTTACTAAGGTACCGGAAAATCGCTTTTTTAGCAGTAAAGAACCACAGTTTGACCTGGTGCTGGGTATGCTTGAAATGAAAGAAGGTAGTGTTAATGAGTGA
- a CDS encoding plasmid partitioning/stability family protein: MSEPSTPRKIAFNLYPGEEAGDKLAADLLDETRLKERGRAMRAFLLTGAALANIDRRLPFLIAELATENITLRDIQRLIGSVIPDAFALDDALIRALMSKSGVLEEKVLAQGSSSTQEPSAEERAALTTRENSKKLFSDEDD, translated from the coding sequence ATGAGTGAGCCATCTACCCCGCGTAAAATCGCGTTTAACCTTTATCCTGGTGAAGAAGCGGGTGATAAGTTAGCGGCAGATCTGCTGGATGAAACGCGTCTCAAAGAAAGAGGGCGTGCAATGCGAGCGTTTTTGCTCACGGGTGCAGCGTTGGCGAACATAGATCGCCGTCTGCCATTTCTTATCGCAGAGCTGGCAACGGAAAACATCACGTTACGAGATATTCAACGGCTTATAGGTAGTGTTATCCCTGACGCTTTTGCGCTCGATGATGCATTAATTCGGGCGTTGATGAGCAAAAGTGGTGTGCTTGAAGAGAAAGTATTAGCTCAGGGCTCATCGTCAACACAGGAACCCAGTGCTGAGGAAAGGGCTGCTTTGACTACGAGGGAGAACAGCAAAAAACTTTTTAGTGACGAAGACGACTAA
- a CDS encoding helix-turn-helix transcriptional regulator, with translation MTGFELRLWRRGLNWDQERTAEELGISLRTYKRYEKSKEISKLVELATFGITKKCEHLYIR, from the coding sequence ATGACAGGATTTGAATTACGCCTTTGGCGACGCGGCTTAAACTGGGATCAAGAAAGAACGGCCGAAGAACTTGGGATTAGCTTGCGTACTTACAAACGATATGAAAAATCCAAGGAAATATCTAAACTGGTTGAGCTTGCTACTTTTGGAATAACCAAAAAGTGTGAGCATTTATACATCAGATAA
- a CDS encoding helix-turn-helix transcriptional regulator gives MKNVIHPSIIELKKIIRAKKIRYSDIARKMNVSEQRIKDIFSGRIEINGLWERDSLCEACGVSPVDVLLQRLTEQEKAELLSLKMLTEQQRYAILFTYKSFFDLNVLQENNSV, from the coding sequence ATGAAAAATGTGATACACCCCTCAATAATAGAGCTAAAAAAAATCATCAGAGCTAAAAAAATCCGCTATTCCGACATAGCAAGAAAAATGAATGTATCAGAACAACGTATAAAAGATATTTTTAGTGGGCGAATTGAAATAAATGGTTTGTGGGAAAGGGATTCACTATGTGAGGCATGTGGAGTATCACCTGTAGATGTGCTTTTACAAAGACTTACTGAGCAAGAAAAAGCAGAGCTTTTATCTCTAAAAATGCTTACAGAACAGCAAAGATACGCGATCCTGTTTACTTATAAGAGTTTTTTTGATTTGAATGTTTTACAAGAAAATAACAGCGTGTAA
- a CDS encoding lytic transglycosylase domain-containing protein: protein MRHLLVTYWLLTGYSRNHTENTNLFINTLILKKKHANFTFASGVYILLLKISYLLYPHSRLSKFKGLMMPIPLAGATFLLLLISNFVYADCFDRAGLYYNIDPDYLRSIAYRESSFNPLATNKNKNKNGDVLSIDYGIMQINSKTLNSFRIEYPQLTVERLISEPCLNIHVGAMVLRRNFNAYGTNWLAVGMYNAGVKNRDETISARHNYAKSIYFIYKKIKSGNIKPKVIN, encoded by the coding sequence ATGAGACACCTTTTAGTAACTTACTGGTTGTTAACGGGTTACTCAAGAAATCATACAGAAAACACAAATTTATTTATTAACACACTAATATTAAAGAAAAAACATGCAAATTTCACATTTGCGAGTGGTGTGTACATTCTTCTTCTAAAAATCAGCTATTTATTATATCCTCATTCTAGACTTTCAAAATTTAAGGGACTGATGATGCCTATACCATTAGCGGGAGCAACCTTCCTTCTATTATTGATAAGTAATTTCGTTTACGCGGACTGCTTTGATCGTGCTGGTTTATACTACAATATTGACCCTGATTATCTACGCTCTATCGCTTATCGTGAGTCATCATTTAATCCATTGGCAACCAATAAGAACAAGAACAAAAATGGAGATGTCTTAAGCATCGATTACGGCATCATGCAAATAAATAGTAAAACGCTGAATAGTTTTCGCATCGAATATCCTCAATTAACCGTTGAAAGACTTATTTCCGAACCTTGTTTGAATATCCACGTAGGCGCAATGGTACTCAGAAGGAACTTCAACGCATATGGTACAAACTGGTTGGCTGTAGGTATGTATAATGCTGGCGTAAAGAATAGAGATGAAACTATCTCTGCACGTCATAATTATGCAAAGTCAATTTATTTTATTTATAAAAAAATAAAATCAGGAAATATCAAACCTAAAGTTATCAACTGA
- a CDS encoding helix-turn-helix transcriptional regulator: protein MIRLIKGMPVVELKPVFPELTEIQLNYLCMFMNYGSYSKIAAIMGCSEDNVKRHIQRCKEKLGLSSVDMLGIVYNARVQCCIMQHLKIHAGLVKQTSQRNAH from the coding sequence ATGATAAGATTGATAAAAGGTATGCCAGTTGTTGAGTTAAAACCAGTATTTCCTGAGCTGACAGAAATACAATTGAATTATTTGTGTATGTTCATGAATTATGGTAGCTACAGTAAGATTGCTGCGATTATGGGATGCAGTGAGGACAACGTAAAAAGGCACATTCAACGTTGCAAGGAGAAGCTTGGTTTATCGAGTGTGGATATGTTAGGTATTGTTTATAATGCCAGGGTTCAGTGTTGTATCATGCAACATTTAAAAATCCATGCAGGATTAGTAAAGCAGACGAGTCAACGTAATGCTCATTAA
- a CDS encoding type IV conjugative transfer system pilin TraA, with amino-acid sequence MNGKIRSFFKTPRKMGAVAMAVMGLAIVMTPSLHAYADDLFKGGKSTINDTFGSGSTVIWILYILEIMAAIFAYVKTKNLAVFGGIAAVIVFVNVVFGIIPQ; translated from the coding sequence ATGAACGGAAAGATTCGCTCGTTCTTTAAAACCCCGCGCAAAATGGGTGCGGTAGCTATGGCAGTTATGGGTTTGGCAATTGTAATGACACCATCTTTACATGCATATGCAGATGATTTATTTAAAGGTGGCAAATCAACAATTAATGATACGTTTGGTAGCGGCTCTACCGTTATCTGGATTTTATATATTCTGGAAATCATGGCAGCTATTTTTGCCTATGTGAAAACTAAAAACCTGGCTGTATTTGGCGGTATCGCCGCAGTTATTGTTTTCGTAAACGTCGTATTCGGTATTATTCCTCAATAA
- the traL gene encoding type IV conjugative transfer system protein TraL, with amino-acid sequence MEKRNRHEFPATFSDQKRYVGLPLDELIIYLPLGVLAIFINAWVFSPTLGAAVIGIRYLKRGKGSSYLLNLAYWFLPTTLMRFFISVLPESFKRHWVA; translated from the coding sequence ATGGAAAAACGTAACCGTCATGAATTTCCGGCTACGTTTTCCGATCAAAAGCGCTATGTGGGGCTGCCACTTGATGAACTGATTATCTATCTCCCTTTAGGGGTGCTAGCTATCTTCATTAATGCCTGGGTTTTCAGCCCCACTCTCGGTGCAGCAGTAATCGGAATTCGTTACCTGAAAAGAGGCAAGGGTTCCAGTTATTTACTTAACCTTGCCTATTGGTTTTTACCCACAACACTGATGCGCTTCTTTATTTCAGTCCTACCCGAAAGTTTCAAGCGCCATTGGGTTGCCTGA
- a CDS encoding TraE/TraK family type IV conjugative transfer system protein, protein MEYKIRSTGQRNMAVAIVIFVVISVLSLGLCFRIFNQNTALVKQLINNRQTIILPMNINKEIAFNGERGDARYLRLMALSLVNLRLNVTRENVQASHDLLLAYACDDQRKIMLPVLAEEKKRIESNEGSSVFYPGKLRVAPDTGLVELPGQLEFSYGMRSAEPVSKRYQIRIDTRNEGMCFNSFVEVPVEK, encoded by the coding sequence ATGGAATATAAAATTCGAAGCACGGGCCAGCGTAATATGGCCGTGGCGATAGTTATTTTTGTTGTGATCAGTGTCCTGAGTCTTGGGTTGTGTTTTCGCATATTCAATCAGAATACTGCGCTGGTAAAGCAACTCATCAACAATCGGCAAACTATTATTTTGCCGATGAATATCAACAAGGAAATTGCCTTTAATGGTGAGCGGGGGGATGCCCGTTATCTTCGTTTAATGGCGTTAAGCCTGGTAAATCTGCGCCTGAACGTGACGAGAGAGAACGTTCAGGCAAGCCATGACCTGCTACTGGCTTATGCGTGCGACGATCAGCGAAAAATCATGTTACCCGTCCTTGCCGAAGAAAAGAAACGTATCGAAAGCAACGAGGGAAGCTCGGTTTTCTATCCGGGAAAACTCCGCGTTGCGCCGGATACCGGATTGGTTGAACTGCCAGGGCAGTTGGAGTTCAGCTATGGCATGAGATCCGCAGAACCCGTGTCAAAACGCTATCAAATCCGCATTGATACCCGTAATGAGGGGATGTGCTTTAACTCATTTGTGGAGGTGCCTGTTGAAAAGTAA